The Pan paniscus chromosome 2, NHGRI_mPanPan1-v2.0_pri, whole genome shotgun sequence genome contains the following window.
ttaaaaatgtttggtagaaaAGGTACCATAATTACCAAAATACAGatattatttatatcattttctgtttctatttccttGTACTTTtcaagtagactttttttttcttttttaaaaattattattattatactttaagttttagggtacatgtgcacaatgtgcaggttagttacatatgtatacatgtgccatgctggtgtgctgcacccattaactcgtcaattagcattaggtatatctcctaatgctatccctcccccctccccccaccccacaacagtccccagagtgtgatgttccccttcctgtgtccatgtgatctcattgttcaattcccatctatgagtgagaacatgcggtgtttggttttttgtccttgtgatagtttactgagaatgatgatttccagtttcatccatgtccctacaaaggacatgaactcatcattttttatggctgcatagtattccatggtgtatatgtgccacattttcttaatccagtctatcattgttggacatttgggttggttccaagtctttgctattgtgaatagtgccacagtaaacatatgtgtgcatgtgtctttatagcagcatgatttatagtcatttgggtatatacccagtaatgggatggctgggtcaaatggtatttctagttctagatccctgaggaatcgccacactgacttccacgatggttgaactagtttacagacccaccaacagtgtaaaagtgttcctatttctccatatcctctccagcacctgttgtttcctgactttttaatgattgccgttctaactggtgtgagatggtatctcattgtggttttgatttgcatttctctgatggccagtgatgatgagcattttttcatgtgtcttttggctgcataaatgtcttcttttgagaagtgtctgttcatatccttcacccactttttgatggggttgtttttttcttgtaaatttgtttgagttcattgtagattctggatattagagccctttgtcagatgagtaggttgcgaaaaatttctcccattttgtaggttgcctgttcactctgatggtagtttcttttgctgtgcagaagttctttagtttaatgagatcccatttgtcaattttggtttttgttgccattgcttttggtgttttagacatgaagtccttgcccatgcctatgtccggaatggtaatgcctaggttttcttctagggtttttatggttttaggtctaacgtttaagtctttaatccatcttgaattaatttttgtataaggtgtaaggaagggatccagtttcagctttctacatatggctagccagttttcccagcaccatttattacatagggaatcctttccccattgcttgtttttctcaggtttgtcaaagatcagatagttgtagatatgcggcgttatttctgagggctctgttctattgatctatatctctgttttggtaccagtaccatgctgttttggttactgtagccttgtagtatagtttgaagtcaggtagcatgatgggacgtacctcaaaataataagagctatctatagcaaacccacagccaatatcacactgaatgggcaaaaactggaagcattccctttgaaaactggcataagacagggatgccctctctcaccactcctattcaacatagtgttggaagtgctggacagggcaattaggcaggagaaggaaataaagggtattcaattaggaaaagaggaagtcaaattgtccctgtttgcagacaacatgattgtatatctagaaaaccccattgtctcagcccaaaatctccttaagctgataagcaacttcagcaaagtctcaggatacaaaatcaatgtacaaaaatctcaagcattcttatacaccaataacagacaaacagagagccgaatcatgagtgaactcccattcacaattgcttcaaagagaataaaatacctaggaatccaacttacaagggatgtgaaggacctcttcaaggagaactacaaaccactgctcaataaaataaaagaggatacaaacaaatggaagaacattccatgctcatgggtaggaagaatcaatatcgtgaaaatggccatactgcccaaggtaatttatagattcaatgccatccccatcaagctaccaatgactttcttcacagaattggaaaaaactactttaaagttcgtatggaacgaaaaaagagcccgcatcgccaagtcaatcctaagccaaaagaacaaagctggaggcatcatgctacctgacgtCTTGTAGTGTCTTTTAAGGAAATTACCtcctgtttaatttctttttcttgtagtgtcttttAAGGAAATTATCTCCTGTTCAATTTGGATCctattataatataattacaaTTGTTTCAACAAGACTATATAGGTCACTACTGTCCCTAAGTTCTCTTAGCAATTGCTCCATGGTGCTGGTTGCTGGGTGGGTCACTGGGAAGGGCACGAAGCCTTCTGGGTTTACcacttttgctttttctctgGGCAGGCAGTTTGTCTAACTGAACCCTGTGGTGTGCATTTGGCTGTTTGCAGGGCTGTAGAGAGACCTGTGTGATGATAGGGTGAAAGTTCTGTGCCCAAGATGTGCACATCTTTTATTCCCTTTttccctaatttttaaattgacacataattatacatatttatgggtacaATTTGATGTTTCCATACACAGATACATTGTGTAACAATCAAATCAGAGTAtgtagcatatccatcacctcatgcaTCTATCACTTTTTTGTAGTGACAACACTCAAaaccctctcttctagctattttttaatgtataatccCTTACTGTTAACCATAGTCATCctgctgtgcaatagaacaccagaatttaCTCCTCctaattgtaactttgtacccCTTGATTAATCTCTCCCTGTCCTCCTTTCTCCAATCTCCTCCCCAGTCTCTAATTAAACCACTGATCTACTCACTACTTCTATAagatcaggtttttaaaaaatatatatatattttattccacACATgcatagtatttgtctttctgtgttttattCCTTATAATTCCTTGGTCCATACAGCCTGGTAAAAGAAGACAGTGGAGTGGTAATCCTAAGCAGGCAAGCATATTTAAAGATTCTTTCAAACTCTCCCTCTCAAATCCTTTGCCTTACTTAAAACCTCCTTTTTACTCTTAAACGCTTCTTAGTATTCCATCTAATTTCCTCCACAATGGGAAATTTTAGAGTAAGACTTTTAGAGCCAGAAAAGACCAGTGCCATCATCAGGTCAAATCCTCTTATTTAAAACTGGGGAAATTGAATCCAAGAGAGCTTGTGTTCCATGTCCAAGGTGATTCAGCTCATTAGAGCTCATGTCTACTGATGCTCATTTCAGCGAATTTTCAACCGGGCTGTAGTAGGGCAGTGAATTaaagattcatttattttattatgcttcTTTTGGAAATTCTTCCTGAGAAGTGTATCGTTATTCACTCTTTATCCTGATTTTCTGTAGATATGAGATTGGTATTAGAGAGAAATGCTGATCTCACAGGAAAGAGCTTGAGAGTACTGCGCTTTGGGAGGATGGGGCACTTGGGCTGCCAGAGGGCAGGAGCAAAGGCCGTGGACTCTGGGAAAACGTCGGAAGGAAGAGAGATAAAGAGCCTAACTTGGCTTCATCATTTTTTCCCTGGTGTCCATTGAGAATTGGTGCTTAGACTGAATGAAGAAATGAGGACTAAATCAGTAGCTGCTCATCAGTTTTCTTCAGTCTGTATTCTGCATTACAGGACTAGactagttttttctagttttttccttttaatctttAACTTTGAACTGTGAAATAATGCAGTAAAAGCTACTACTGTTTGCTGAGTATTTGAATGTACTCTTCCTCTTTTGTCCCAATTTAGTAATTGCAGATTTTTCTCGTGTCTTTATGTGACATCCCTTTCAGTTGCTGTTTTTGCTGTTTATGTAACGTACTTCTCTTTAGGAACCTTCTGTTTGGTTCTCTTTTcaaagtctgtttttctttttttttatttagggGGTATAACATGTATTCTTTCACTAATCTGTGCCTTGGCTCTTGCCTACTTGGATCAGAGAGCAGAGAGAATCCTTCATAAAGAACAAGGAAAAACAGGTAAGTCTAAATGAAAGAATGGGACTTAGGGGAATTATGGCCTTTGTGAGATTTTACAATGAGATCTAAGTTCCTAATGAAGTGTTGTAAAACCAGGTGGAGCTTAAgacatgatttctattttttatttccaaattgatTTCCACTGTTCTAAATTTttagatgtattttcttttccccttaaATCTTTTGGCAGAATTTACATTCTCGATTGTATATTTGCAAAATGGTTATTCTTGGAAAGGAGCCGGAAAGGTAGATGCCAGTCTTAGTCTTaggttttgctttttcttatgtCTTTGTAAGTTATCCCAGAAATGATGTTTGTGTAATTTactagaaaagtattttttttaaattgaattgcaAAGATTAatcacaagattttaaaaaataatcttgacTATAGATGAAAGCTCCTTAGGTGTGCAAAATTATGCTGATAGtgtcttccctttcttctctaaGGTGAAGTTATTAAATTAACTGATGTAAAGGACTTCTCCTTACCCCTGTGGCTCATATTTATCATCTGTGTCTGCTATTATGTTGCTGTGTTCCCTTTTATTGGACTTGGGAAGTGAGTATTCTCTATGTTTCCATTATTTCTTGTCTAAATTATCATGAGAGTTCAATCACATAAATGTAGTTTTTAAAGCAGTAAATCTTGCTTCTCTGGTTATAGTTTATATTTTCACAGGAATTACTTTAGATCCTgggatatacattttcttttagctTAAGGTTTAGTAttggttttatacttttattattcttttgaagAAATACCTGTATTACTCcactctcatgctgctaataaaaaacTGCcccagattgggtaatttataaaggaaaaagatttaattgactcacagttccgtacggctgggaaggcctcaggaaacttataaccatggcagaaagggaagcaaacattcttcattcacatggtggcaggagagagaaatgagtgccagcaggggaaatgccagctgcttataaaatcatcaaatctcgtgagaactcactcactatcacgagaacagcttgggggaaaccactcccatgattcaattaccttctacAGGGTCActtccatgacatgtggggattatggggattacaattcaagatgagctttggatggggacacagccaaaccatgtcaatacCTAATAATTTTTGATTCATAATATTGATTTAATAGTTGATTTTAGACTAGTATTCTTTTTCATTCCCTCTTTATTCCTTGGTTAGAAAGGCTCTTACTGAGAATGGAGACTGTTTATTGGTGCACTGTGCCTGGGAACATCTCCATTGATTAGGACTGTAATTCTGCCGGACTTAAATTCTGGGTTCAAAGCAAATTCTTCTTTGCTTTATCTTctacttctctctcctttttcattGGCAGCTGCTTAAGCAGCGCAATGTAAGTGTGTTTGTGTAAGGGTATGGTTTACACCCTTTGAGTTCAGGCTGTCCTTTTAAATAGTTTGAGACAAGAACCCTGTTTATTATTTAGCAAAGAACCCATTTAGTACTGCTTTTAAGGAAAAGAAGCAGCCTTAAGTCCCTGTGGTAGtatatttgattttctgaaaatttGTGTGTACTCCTTGCTGCataccagaaaaggaaaaaaatatgcatCATATGTCATTTAGTCAGTAAACATTAATATAAATACTGAAGCTTTAGCAGATTGCCTGAAGGTGAATATAAATAAGGTGGGAGAATAATATCAAGAAAGAAGCTAATTAAACTTGAGTTATTtttattcaactttattttttgaaaacagaGTAGTTCTCTCTAATGTGCTaatttctctgtctttttaattttagagtttTCTTTACAGAGAAATTTGGATTTTCTTCCCAGGCAGCAAGTGCAATTAacaggtattttaaaattaattttgtaagtGCCTATTGCATGTGAAGTGTGGGTCTTTATAATCAAATgttaaaagaagcaaaaaagatGTATGTGAcctaatattttttaagtgcAAAACTGGGACTACATTGGGACTTGAATCCTGAGTGGCTGTGTTTAAATTAGTGGAAAACCAAAGAAGTCTTGgactgctttttatattttttgatgagCATTTTATAAGAATGTTAAATGAGTTAGGATTTGCTTTGCCTGATATTTTCAAGACTTTCTTGAAACTGATGTTTGACTGTGTTGCATTTCATGAACTGTCTTATGTGTTCTCTGGGCAGTGTTGTATATGTCATATCAGCTCCCATGTCCCCGGTGTTTGGGCTCCTGGTGGATAAAACAGGGAAGAACATCATCTGGGTTCTTTGCGCAGTAGCAGCCACTCTTGTGTCCCACATGATGCTGGCCTTTACGATGTGGAACCCTTGGATTGCTATGGTAACGTCTGTGTTAGCACATGGTGGGGTCAGGGCTTCAGCAAGGAGTCTGTCATGTTCATCTAAGTAGGCACGCTCAGCAAATTCAGATGACAAGGCCTATGATAGTGGAGAGACGACAACTTGATTCcaatatctacaaaataattattttttaaaatataattatgaatTATTAACATATAAGgtatcttttaatttcatttggtTTATTTAACCAGTTAACTTCAGTGCTGAAAGAGAATTTGAAATAAAGTAGCCTTATAAAAGCCAGAATGCTTACTAGTcccatttgtttttctaaaataagtGACTTAAAAGAAGGCATTCCATCATAGAtggcaaaaaaccaaaaatctgtTGGACCAgtaactcttctttttctttgacttGCTTAGTAGGTTAAAAAGTGATAATGAATTcaagtttttgttattgttcttcaaaacatcatttttaaGACCCGAGGCTCTAGTGCTGCATTTCCTACCTGTTAATAAAGGAATATCTGGAACATAAATATTTGTGCAGTGAGTGGGCATTTCTCTAGAAGTGTTTCAACAGATACAGTACAGACTCCTAGAAGTAGAGATGCTACAGCAGTGGGTTTGCGTATTTAACATCTTGGTCGAGATTGTGAAACTTTCTCCGATAACTTTCTACCCATTTATAACTTTAGTAATATACAATGTGACTTTTTTTAGTATCCTTGCTAGTATTGGGTATTGTCATTGTTTTAatctttgccaatctgataggtaTAAGTGATACTCATTTAAATTTCAAtcacaatatttcttttttaattgaagaaaaaatcaGCATTAGGTGAGGTTTACCAAGCATTGGTGGTGGTTACTGGGTATTGGTGACTCAGATGCAGGATGATGGACTGTTGGCATGATATTGCCTTGATTGCCTAATCTGTAACTCCTAATAAATACTGGAAAATTAGCTTGCCTGAAACATTggtaagaactttttaaaaattacctttatttTCTTACTTGGTCCTTGACTGCATCTTGGGCCCCAGCcagttatatatgcatataatatgaTGACAAATGAAAATGGTTAAGACAGCGTGTATCTTGTCGCTAGAAGGATACTCTTAGGGCAGagacttttttgtatattttgaatatgaaTTTTAGCCTAATAACAAAATTtgcttgaatatatatatgttaactaCTCTGTCACTTTTGCTAATCTGCATTAAAGGAAAATCACCTTTTGGTTAATGTAAGACTGTGACCTTTTTCTGCGTTGCTTTCTATAGTGTCTTCTGGGACTCTCCTACTCATTGCTTGCCTGTGCATTGTGGCCAATGGTGGCATTTGTAGTTCCTGAACATCAGCTGGGAACTGCATATGGCTTGTAGGTATTTACGCTGTGGATCGTATATGTCTGTCTCTGCTATGTCAATTTAATTATCATATAAAACTCCAGATCTGAATCTAGTTATCATCCAGCCTCTGGGGTAGCGCTGAACCTGGAGATGACTGGAAAAGTCAGTAAATCTATTTAAGATACTGTTGTGGCCACAAAAGAGCCTCCAGCAAGAGGGCTGGAGTAAGCTAACTCAGAAGAGGTCCTTGCTGACATTATAATCTCCCTGCCTGTTTATGTGAGGCTTCTCAGTGAGAAGCTGAGTCCAGTCCCTGGCACAGAAAGGCAGAAGGGGGAAACCACACCTATGGTTGATATTCACATGGCCCTTCTTTCATTCAGCACAAAGGTATTGAATCCACATTGCGCTTAATGAGACAAGCTCCCTTACCTTTGAGCAGTCTAGTAGTGGAAATAGTTATGGGATAAAAACCAATCCAAAATCGAATCAAGTCATCCCTGGTGGAAAACATCTCTGAACACAAATAGTATATGGTTCACAGATACTAATATTTATAGTGAAGTGTTAACCTATGTGTGAAgacttttgaaaatgaaatgtgtctttatatttcttCCATTGTAGCATGCAGTCCATTCAGAATCTTGGGTTGGCCATCATTTCCATCATTGCCGGTATGATACTGGATTCTTGGGGGTATTTGTTTTTGGAAGTGTTCTTCATTGCCTGTGTTTCTTGTGAGTATTCCGTATGacaacattttgtttcttttactacATAACAGaatgttcttatttttacttAGGCATAGCTCCCAGATTTGCCTAATTCTCACCTGTGTATTAGAATTTCATAGCTGGTGACTTTCTAGCCCTCTGAAGATTCACAGGCATTTTTTAGGAGATTCCTATCCTTAAAGGCAGTGATTGAGTTGGTTTCATATTCTGTTTTAactatttacagttttaaaaaaaaaagcattttcccACTTAAAGTGGAACAATTTGAAGAGTCCTGAGTATATCCTTAATGTGACTGTGTGGAAACGTTGGTGTGATTTAGGTGTGAGTACTCATGGTTATTCATTAGGCAGttttaactgatttttatttttagtccgTAATTTAGTTTTTACCTGTAATGTCATTGGTTTGAAATAGGAGGCATTAGGAAActtgagaaatatataaaaataatagcatttgTCCATAGGTAATCTTTACCATACATATAAATTGTGtttatctgaaaagaaaattctcCTTAACACATCAAGATGTCTTTTATACTTCAATATTGTGCTTAAAATGACAAACCACAGTGATGATTTTAtcaaactttgttttcatttataggGAATAAAGCCCATCCATACCTGAAGTGTGGTATTTGCAGATAATTGCTTATGAGTTGCCTTGAGTGCATTTTATTATCTCATAAATAAACGTGCTTGTTTTAGAAACAAGAatgtcaagttttaaaaataaatgtttaaaaaagtggGTCATATAAGAATTTCAAACATTaaatcataaaatgttttttgtctgtttttgttgttgcagcATGTGGTTAAATGTCAGTCCACAGTTCAACACATATTTGGGTCTCAAAGCAAACAGTGTGCCATTTGAAtatgtttttctgttattttattttattattattacttttttagagacaggatttgtctctgtcgcccagactggaatgcagtggagcagTCACAGCTCAATGTAACTTTGAGCTGTggagttcaggtgatcctcccacctcagcctccttggtagctaagactacaggtgtgcaccaccatgcttggctggtttttaaatttttttgtgaagatgctgtctcactgtgttgcccaggctggacttgaactcctggcctcaagcgctCCTCCTgcctttgggattacaggcatgaatcaaaataataagataatagGCCTGccctattattttaaagtaaattaaacaGTGTTCTTCACTTATTAAAGGAAAAAGCCAAGGGAAAACTTGAATTTTGAGGTCTTGATTGATTTGAGTCTAATGATCACATTTTAATGTTTGGTTACTTGAAATTTGTAAAATGGACATGGCATTTTCAGACTTAGAGCCCCCAAAAGACTACTGTTTGGCTTCCTCTGAAATGATAAACAATCGGGGGCTGGCAGGAGTTTTTGGTAAGTCCTGCAAAGGACCAGCActgagaaagggagaggaaagaggggcagggctgggctgtgGCTGGGTCGGCTCTCTTTTTTCTAGGGGCCTCAACTTCTTTGTTTCTGGCCTGCCACCCCTGGGCTGAGTAGCCCTTGGAGAAAATGGTGTGTAACTTATTTTTAGtgcttttggaaaataaaataatgggaataatatttttatttaaaatagcaattaaTAAAGGTTTGATTGTGTCTAAGCTTTGCTTTGTGATTATGATTACATAGGAATCATTgagaagaaatacatattttaagggCCCTATGTTTTTTCACTCCTAGTGTCACTTTTATCTGTGGTCTTACTCTATTTGGTGAATCGTGCCCAGGGTAAGTAGAAGATCTGATATTTGCTTCTTAAACCGCAGTGGATCATCTTGTGGGGTCTCTGGGTCTGCCTCTTTGGGGGCCAGTGCTTTAGTCCATGCAGTAATGACTTTCTGTTCATAATGATGGAAACACATttgattatgtaatatataattatgttttctgggccttcatatttattaaaattgctgtcattttaaaaaaatctagccaGATGAGTTTCTTATAATATAAAATCTtagatgttatttttatattaacataAAGAAATATAGCATTTAAAAAGTAACCTAAAGCCCCTCTGTGTTATTgtcctacattaaaaaaatcagaactaagcaaatttatagctataatttacattttaaggtTCAAGATGTTTGGTTTAGAATTagaaattacagatttttttttcttttgctaattcGTACTGTATGCATTagtgcatttttgttgttgttgttcttgataAGATTTTGATGTTGTCCTTAGTAATTTTTCTAACTGCTTGCTCCTAAagagttttatatatttagtagaatataatatatatgctgtGTAAATAATTTTaggccatttcctttttttttttttatttaaatagttttttttttttcttttctttttttctttgacagagtcttactctgtcacccaggctggagtgcagtggtgcgatcccagctcactgcagcctcaacctcccaggctcaagtgatcctcccactttagcctcccaaacagctgggactataggtgtatgccaccacagccagctaattttaaaattttttctagataTGGGGtccccctatgttgcccaggctggtttcaaactcctgagctcaagcaatcctcccgccttagcctgggatttacaggcgtgagccaccacacctgttcatttcctttaatttctcttaattttcaCTATTATTGAATATTAATACAGTGTCCTAAGTAACAACACTTGAAGCAATACATAAgtccaaacttaaaaaaatgcttaaattaaGGGGTGATTATTTATATCACAcaagaatttcattttttccctttgggaAGGTTCCAGTAGATAAACCATTACTTTTTCATCATTGATAGCTTTTTCTATTACTTAAAATACAGTATATCTATGCAAATggttgcatgtatgtgtgtatggttGAAATTTACTTACTGATAATACTTATATGGAAAAGATCtatgtttatttgtgttttaggTGGGAACCTAAATTATTCTGCAAGACAAAGGGAAGAGATAAAATTTTCCCATACTGAGTAAGTATTAAAAGGGTGAAaagttgtctttatttttgaaatcttAAATATGAGCATTTCGTTTCAAGGTTTGggctttgaagttttttttttttttttttgattcccatgcttgtcgtccaggctggagtgtagtggcatggtcacagctcactgaagcctcaacttcctcagctcaggcaatcctcccatctcagcctcccaagtagctgggactacagttgtgtgtcaccatgtctggctaattttttgtatttttagtagagatggggttttgccatgttgcccaggctggtctagaactcctgggctcaagcgatctgcctgcatcggcctcccaaagtgctgggattacaggtgtgagccactgcgcctggcctgggctTTGAACTTCTAAGAGATTAGTCTTCCTTGAGTTTTGAGAGCTAGCTATTATGTGTGTGGAACTATTATAACAACATTCTTGTCTgcttcagaaaatttaaaaatggatattaaggcttgaaacgaaggaaaaaaataattcaatttaagtTGCTCTCTGTGAGACAGAgacgcagagagagagagggagagaaagagagagagagagagagatcgatCTGTATTACTTGTAATTTATTGGAGGAAAGGCCTTCGTCCTGAGGTCCTGGACTGGGCTTACCCTTCCATTCtctcagatattttctttttcttaagtagTTGATAATTTTTCATCTTCTTCTGGTACCAATATGTGGTTCTGTGTTCTCTGATTCATTTGGAAGAGATTTAAGTATATAGCGTGGTGATTAAGttaacttatttctttttctaaaagtatGTACTGAAACATAATAGTGATTCTGTTTCctgttatttctaatatttttagacATTGaagtttttatgattttaaacatttatttgtaaatatatataccatgTGATTGTAATTGTTGTGACTTTTGACTAGGTTAAAATCTGGTAGAACagtctgtttttttgagatgggggtggTTTTGGTCATATTAAATTCACTTTTAACAAATACATCTTAAAATAATCAGAAGTATGAGTTTTGAATATCTTTATGATAGTCATATTATGTTAAAAGTttggaaacaacataaatgtctTAGAGTAGGGAAAATGGTTAAATATATCATGACACATCCATGTGATATGTTGTTAAAACCATGTTTTAGAAGGATTTTTAATGTCATAGATGCTTAACATGCCGTATGCTAagtaaacaaaagataaaaatgcaaatatcctaattttattcaagaaaaa
Protein-coding sequences here:
- the MFSD1 gene encoding major facilitator superfamily domain-containing protein 1 isoform X4, whose protein sequence is MEEEDEEARALLAGGPDEADRGAPAAPGALPALCDPSRLAHRLLVLLLMCFLGFAIFAMIILLPFRLKLNEWGTIIFSCFVCIGQVVFALGGIFNAFWLMEFGRFVFGIGGESLAVAQNTYAVSWFKGKELNLVFGLQLSMARIGSTVNMNLMGWLYSKIEALLGSAGHTTLGITLMIGGITCILSLICALALAYLDQRAERILHKEQGKTGEVIKLTDVKDFSLPLWLIFIICVCYYVAVFPFIGLGKVFFTEKFGFSSQAASAINSVVYVISAPMSPVFGLLVDKTGKNIIWVLCAVAATLVSHMMLAFTMWNPWIAMCLLGLSYSLLACALWPMVAFVVPEHQLGTAYGFMQSIQNLGLAIISIIAGMILDSWGYLFLEVFFIACVSLSLLSVVLLYLVNRAQGGNLNYSARQREEIKFSHTDSSDLVLDHFFLFPNSKHILRKWRIQHH
- the MFSD1 gene encoding major facilitator superfamily domain-containing protein 1 isoform X1; this encodes MEEEDEEARALLAGGPDEADRGAPAAPGALPALCDPSRLAHRLLVLLLMCFLGFGSYFCYDNPAALQTQVKRDMQVNTTKFMLLYAWYSWPNVVLCFFGGFLIDRVFGIRWGTIIFSCFVCIGQVVFALGGIFNAFWLMEFGRFVFGIGGESLAVAQNTYAVSWFKGKELNLVFGLQLSMARIGSTVNMNLMGWLYSKIEALLGSAGHTTLGITLMIGGITCILSLICALALAYLDQRAERILHKEQGKTGEVIKLTDVKDFSLPLWLIFIICVCYYVAVFPFIGLGKVFFTEKFGFSSQAASAINSVVYVISAPMSPVFGLLVDKTGKNIIWVLCAVAATLVSHMMLAFTMWNPWIAMCLLGLSYSLLACALWPMVAFVVPEHQLGTAYGFMQSIQNLGLAIISIIAGMILDSWGYLFLEVFFIACVSLSLLSVVLLYLVNRAQGGNLNYSARQREEIKFSHTDSSDLVLDHFFLFPNSKHILRKWRIQHH
- the MFSD1 gene encoding major facilitator superfamily domain-containing protein 1 isoform X2, which codes for MEEEDEEARALLAGGPDEADRGAPAAPGALPALCDPSRLAHRLLVLLLMCFLGFGSYFCYDNPAALQTQVKRDMQVNTTKFMLLYAWYSWPNVVLCFFGGFLIDRVFGIRWGTIIFSCFVCIGQVVFALGGIFNAFWLMEFGRFVFGIGGESLAVAQNTYAVSWFKGKELNLVFGLQLSMARIGSTVNMNLMGWLYSKIEALLGSAGHTTLGITLMIGGITCILSLICALALAYLDQRAERILHKEQGKTGEVIKLTDVKDFSLPLWLIFIICVCYYVAVFPFIGLGKVFFTEKFGFSSQAASAINSVVYVISAPMSPVFGLLVDKTGKNIIWVLCAVAATLVSHMMLAFTMWNPWIAMCLLGLSYSLLACALWPMVAFVVPEHQLGTAYGFMQSIQNLGLAIISIIAGMILDSWGYLFLEVFFIACVSLSLLSVVLLYLVNRAQGGNLNYSARQREEIKFSHTELECSGMVTAH
- the MFSD1 gene encoding major facilitator superfamily domain-containing protein 1 isoform X5, producing the protein MEEEDEEARALLAGGPDEADRGAPAAPGALPALCDPSRLAHRLLVLLLMCFLGFAIFAMIILLPFRLKLNEWGTIIFSCFVCIGQVVFALGGIFNAFWLMEFGRFVFGIGGESLAVAQNTYAVSWFKGKELNLVFGLQLSMARIGSTVNMNLMGWLYSKIEALLGSAGHTTLGITLMIGGITCILSLICALALAYLDQRAERILHKEQGKTGEVIKLTDVKDFSLPLWLIFIICVCYYVAVFPFIGLGKVFFTEKFGFSSQAASAINSVVYVISAPMSPVFGLLVDKTGKNIIWVLCAVAATLVSHMMLAFTMWNPWIAMCLLGLSYSLLACALWPMVAFVVPEHQLGTAYGFMQSIQNLGLAIISIIAGMILDSWGYLFLEVFFIACVSLSLLSVVLLYLVNRAQGGNLNYSARQREEIKFSHTE